A region from the Streptosporangium sp. NBC_01756 genome encodes:
- a CDS encoding lectin: protein MQPPSPAVASRPVLTGIVAAALAVAFTVIAPVASTLAATPTLHASSGAGGAGSPYQANALNIPASDYQQVPLASGSGELGEAMSLAVMPNRSVLHTARDGTLRVTDVNGNTKVAARLNVYTHDEEGLQGVAVDPNFATNRYVWLYYSPRLSTPSGDAPATGTQAQFDQWKGELYLSRFTLKSDDTLDTSSEKVVLRVANDRGQCCHVGGDIDFDAQGNLYLTTGDDTNPFESSGYSPLDERTNRNPQYDAQRSSANTNDLRGKLLRIKPQADGTYTIPGGNLFSPGTGGTRPEIYAMGFRNPFRMSVDKATGVVYLGDYGPDAGVTDSSRGPSGQVEFDRITGPGNYGWPYCTGTNTTGETYNEWNFASNSTGSKYNCAGGPTNNSFRNTGMTTLPQAKPAWIKYAGDSGSPPEFGSGSESPMGGPVYRYDPNLNSGVKFPQALDGRFFAGEYGRRWIKAIEVRSDGGYGEISAFPWSGTQVMDMGFGPDGALYVLDYGTGSNNQALYRIEYIGQANRNPIARAAADKTSGPAPLTVNFSSAGSSDPEGGALTYSWNFGDGTTSTAANPSKTYTTNGTYTATLTVRDPQGLTGGASVGVSVGNTAPTVTLTDPIDGRLFSFGDTVPFQVNVSDPEDNTIDCSKVTVTYSLGHDSHAHQITSRTGCSGSIAVPVDGEHDAAANIFGFFVASYTDGGGLTSTSTRTLQQRHRQGEHFGAQQGVQTADHTSAEGGKTVGFVDDGDWISFQPYNLSNAKSVTARVSSAGAGGRIEVRAGSATGTLLGTVNVANTGSWETFADVSANLSGAPTGATTLYLVFRGSTGQGYLFDLDAFTFGTGTTSSPSPSPSGDTGALRGVGSGRCLDVAGASQANGAVVNIWDCNGGSNQRWTSTGSGELRVYGGKCLDVNAAGTADGTAVIVWDCNGQSNQKWRLNADGTITAVGSGKCLDVSGYGTANGTKVHIWTCQGGTNQKWTRV, encoded by the coding sequence GTGCAACCACCTTCGCCCGCCGTGGCGTCCAGACCGGTCCTGACCGGCATCGTCGCCGCGGCGCTGGCCGTGGCGTTCACCGTCATCGCCCCGGTCGCCTCCACCCTCGCGGCCACCCCGACCCTGCACGCGTCATCCGGCGCCGGCGGGGCGGGTTCGCCGTACCAGGCGAACGCGCTGAACATCCCGGCTTCCGACTACCAGCAGGTGCCGCTCGCGTCGGGCAGCGGCGAACTGGGTGAGGCGATGTCACTGGCCGTGATGCCGAACCGGTCGGTCCTCCACACGGCCCGCGACGGCACGTTGCGCGTGACCGACGTCAACGGCAACACGAAGGTGGCCGCCAGGCTCAACGTCTACACCCACGACGAGGAGGGCCTCCAGGGTGTGGCGGTCGATCCGAACTTCGCCACGAACCGGTACGTCTGGCTGTACTACTCACCCCGGCTGAGCACGCCGAGCGGCGACGCCCCGGCCACCGGCACCCAGGCGCAGTTCGACCAGTGGAAGGGCGAGCTCTACCTGTCCCGGTTCACCCTCAAATCGGATGACACACTCGACACGTCCAGCGAGAAGGTGGTCCTGCGGGTCGCCAACGACCGCGGCCAGTGCTGTCACGTGGGCGGCGACATCGACTTCGACGCGCAGGGCAACCTGTATCTGACCACCGGCGACGACACCAACCCCTTCGAGTCGAGTGGCTACTCCCCACTGGATGAGCGGACCAACCGCAATCCGCAGTACGACGCCCAGCGCTCGTCCGCCAACACCAACGACCTGCGCGGCAAGCTCCTGCGGATCAAGCCGCAGGCGGACGGCACCTACACGATTCCCGGTGGCAACCTGTTCTCGCCGGGGACGGGGGGGACGCGGCCGGAGATCTACGCGATGGGCTTCCGCAACCCGTTCCGGATGAGCGTCGACAAGGCGACCGGCGTCGTCTACCTGGGCGATTACGGGCCGGACGCGGGGGTGACCGACTCCAGCCGGGGGCCGAGCGGGCAGGTGGAGTTCGATCGCATCACCGGTCCCGGCAATTACGGCTGGCCGTACTGCACCGGCACCAACACCACCGGCGAGACCTACAACGAGTGGAACTTCGCCTCCAACAGCACCGGCTCGAAGTACAACTGCGCGGGAGGTCCGACCAACAACTCCTTCCGCAACACCGGCATGACCACGCTGCCCCAGGCCAAGCCGGCGTGGATCAAATACGCCGGTGACTCCGGCTCGCCGCCGGAGTTCGGCAGCGGCTCGGAGTCGCCGATGGGCGGTCCGGTCTACCGGTACGACCCGAACCTGAACTCCGGCGTCAAGTTCCCCCAGGCGCTCGACGGACGGTTCTTCGCCGGTGAGTACGGCCGCCGCTGGATCAAGGCCATCGAGGTGAGGAGCGACGGTGGCTACGGGGAGATCTCCGCGTTCCCCTGGTCGGGGACGCAGGTGATGGACATGGGCTTCGGCCCCGACGGGGCGTTGTACGTGCTGGACTACGGCACCGGAAGCAACAACCAGGCGCTCTATCGGATCGAGTACATCGGCCAGGCCAACCGCAACCCGATCGCCAGGGCCGCGGCCGACAAGACCTCGGGACCGGCTCCGCTGACGGTGAACTTCTCCTCAGCGGGCAGTTCCGACCCCGAGGGCGGCGCGCTGACGTACTCGTGGAACTTCGGCGACGGCACCACCTCCACCGCGGCCAACCCGAGCAAGACCTACACCACCAACGGCACGTACACCGCCACGCTCACCGTCCGCGATCCGCAAGGGCTGACCGGAGGCGCGAGTGTCGGCGTGTCCGTCGGCAACACCGCCCCGACCGTCACGCTCACAGACCCCATCGACGGCCGGCTGTTCTCCTTCGGCGACACGGTGCCGTTCCAGGTCAACGTGAGCGATCCAGAGGACAACACGATCGACTGTTCGAAAGTGACGGTGACCTACTCGCTCGGCCATGACAGCCACGCCCACCAGATCACCTCCAGGACCGGCTGCAGCGGCTCCATCGCGGTGCCGGTCGACGGTGAGCACGACGCCGCGGCGAACATCTTCGGCTTCTTCGTGGCCTCCTACACCGACGGGGGCGGCCTGACCTCCACCAGCACCCGGACGTTGCAACAACGGCACCGGCAGGGCGAGCACTTCGGCGCCCAGCAGGGCGTGCAGACGGCCGACCACACCAGCGCCGAGGGCGGCAAGACCGTGGGCTTCGTCGATGACGGCGACTGGATCTCCTTCCAGCCGTACAACCTGAGCAACGCCAAGAGCGTCACCGCGCGGGTGTCCTCGGCGGGTGCGGGCGGCCGGATCGAGGTTCGGGCGGGTTCGGCCACGGGCACGCTGCTGGGAACGGTGAACGTCGCGAACACCGGTAGCTGGGAGACCTTCGCCGACGTCTCGGCGAACCTCAGCGGCGCGCCGACCGGCGCCACGACGTTGTACCTCGTCTTCCGCGGCTCGACCGGCCAGGGCTACCTGTTCGACCTGGACGCCTTCACCTTCGGCACCGGTACGACCTCCTCGCCGTCGCCGTCGCCTTCCGGTGACACGGGTGCGTTGCGGGGGGTGGGGTCGGGCCGGTGCCTGGATGTCGCCGGTGCCTCGCAGGCCAACGGTGCCGTGGTGAACATCTGGGACTGCAACGGCGGGTCCAACCAGCGGTGGACCTCGACCGGTTCGGGTGAGCTGCGGGTGTACGGCGGCAAGTGCCTGGACGTGAACGCGGCCGGGACGGCGGACGGCACCGCGGTGATCGTCTGGGACTGCAACGGTCAGAGCAACCAGAAGTGGCGCCTGAACGCCGACGGCACCATCACCGCGGTCGGAAGCGGCAAGTGCCTGGACGTGTCCGGCTACGGCACCGCCAACGGCACCAAGGTGCACATCTGGACCTGCCAGGGCGGCACCAACCAGAAATGGACCCGCGTCTGA